One genomic segment of Spiroplasma endosymbiont of Poecilobothrus nobilitatus includes these proteins:
- a CDS encoding DDE-type integrase/transposase/recombinase, whose protein sequence is MRRKIKYKQNKEKSLLQYPDLIKRKFNDIKTRFSVLYTDVTYLIWKGERYYQSTIIDGYTKEIVDVKWSKYNDNKLVMDNLNDAINKIKLIKKDLNGIIIHSDHGYQYTSTIYHDKCLSNGIIISMGKKYHCADNIVIESFHSLLKKATIHNKIYNSHEEYIYKML, encoded by the coding sequence ATGAGAAGAAAAATAAAGTATAAACAGAATAAAGAAAAAAGCTTATTGCAATATCCTGATTTAATTAAACGTAAATTCAATGATATAAAAACAAGGTTTTCAGTACTATATACTGATGTAACATATTTAATTTGAAAAGGAGAAAGATATTATCAATCAACAATTATTGATGGATATACTAAAGAAATAGTTGATGTAAAGTGATCTAAATATAATGACAATAAATTAGTAATGGATAATTTAAATGATGCAATTAATAAAATAAAATTAATAAAAAAAGATCTGAATGGAATAATAATTCACTCAGATCACGGATATCAATATACATCCACTATTTATCACGATAAATGTTTATCTAACGGTATTATAATTTCAATGGGGAAAAAATACCACTGTGCAGATAATATTGTTATAGAAAGTTTTCATTCATTACTTAAGAAAGCTACAATCCATAATAAAATATATAATTCACATGAAGAATATATATACAAGATGTTATAA
- a CDS encoding IS3 family transposase, translated as MKNNKAKYPIINLCKTLKFARSTYYYQLKANNPKNTQNIDNAVISIFLKSRKNYGTRKIKVILAQQNIMLSCVKISNIMKKYNLISNYTKIKYKHSNTTDVTYKYNNLLNQDFDSYKLHEVVVSDLTYVFISNKWYYVCFLVDLFNREIIGYDVSLHKNAKLVESSFNKLQFSLSNIKIFHTDQGSEFNNNLIYNLLVKNGIQKSYSKPGCPYDNAVAESTYKIFKTEFIKIINLKTLSSLN; from the coding sequence TTAAAAAATAACAAAGCAAAATATCCAATTATTAATTTATGTAAAACATTGAAATTTGCTAGATCAACATATTACTATCAATTAAAAGCAAATAATCCCAAGAATACTCAAAACATTGATAATGCTGTTATCAGTATTTTTCTAAAAAGTCGTAAAAATTATGGAACACGCAAAATTAAAGTTATATTAGCTCAGCAAAATATCATGTTATCTTGTGTAAAAATCAGCAACATAATGAAAAAATATAACTTAATTTCAAATTATACAAAAATCAAATACAAACATTCAAATACAACTGATGTTACATATAAATATAACAATTTGTTAAATCAAGATTTTGATAGTTATAAACTACATGAAGTTGTTGTCAGTGATTTAACCTATGTTTTTATTAGTAACAAATGATATTATGTCTGTTTCTTAGTTGATTTATTTAATCGAGAAATTATTGGTTATGATGTTAGTTTACACAAAAATGCCAAATTAGTTGAAAGCAGCTTTAATAAACTCCAATTTTCATTAAGCAATATTAAAATATTTCACACTGATCAAGGCAGTGAATTCAATAATAATCTTATTTATAACCTGTTAGTTAAAAATGGGATTCAAAAATCTTACAGTAAACCAGGTTGTCCTTATGACAATGCTGTTGCGGAATCAACATACAAAATTTTTAAAACTGAATTTATTAAAATAATAAATTTAAAAACGTTGAGCAGTTTAAATTAG
- the pgsA gene encoding CDP-diacylglycerol--glycerol-3-phosphate 3-phosphatidyltransferase, with the protein MNWANRITLIRIFLIPVIIDLMVIVPFENSSLYNGWDQLLTIKGDNVTYSLPISYLIAGILFIIASLTDLLDGFIARRHNQVTTFGKFFDSIADKLLTNTVLIVFACANIIPVWMVALLIARDFVIDVVRQILATQKMVMAANQLGRVRAAMEMFGMTILFFIGFRMFNGHSLKTGQWDEFGWVNQIIMIPMYLATILSLAAAGNYIFLNRKTLFDMTVIKKPKL; encoded by the coding sequence ATGAATTGAGCTAATCGTATTACATTAATTCGGATTTTTTTAATCCCAGTTATTATTGATTTAATGGTAATTGTTCCATTTGAAAATAGTTCCTTATATAATGGATGAGATCAATTATTAACAATTAAAGGAGATAATGTTACTTATTCATTGCCAATTAGTTATTTAATTGCTGGGATTTTATTTATTATTGCTAGTTTAACTGACTTATTAGATGGTTTTATTGCTCGTCGCCATAATCAAGTGACAACATTTGGGAAATTTTTTGATTCAATCGCCGATAAATTACTAACAAATACTGTTTTAATTGTCTTTGCTTGTGCAAACATTATTCCAGTCTGAATGGTTGCATTGTTAATTGCTCGCGATTTTGTAATTGATGTTGTTCGCCAAATTTTAGCAACACAAAAAATGGTGATGGCTGCTAATCAATTAGGACGTGTGCGAGCAGCAATGGAGATGTTTGGAATGACAATTTTATTTTTTATTGGTTTTCGTATGTTTAATGGTCATTCTTTAAAAACAGGCCAATGAGATGAATTTGGTTGAGTGAACCAAATTATTATGATTCCAATGTATTTAGCAACGATATTATCATTAGCAGCAGCAGGAAATTATATTTTCTTAAATCGTAAAACATTATTTGATATGACAGTTATTAAAAAACCAAAATTATAA
- the recA gene encoding recombinase RecA, producing the protein MEDNKPVPPETKTLDQDEILKTVMKEIEKTYGKGAIMKLGDKSNLTIEAVSTGSLLLDEAIGVGGYPKGRIIEIFGPESSGKTTISLHAIAEVQKNGGRGAFIDAEHALDPNYAKKLGVNIAELIIAQPDSGEQALDILETLVKSNAIDLVVIDSVAALVPKVELEGEMSDVTIGAQARLMSKALRKLNGVINKTNSIVIFINQIREKVGVLFGNPETTAGGRALRFYASVRLDVRSTETLTTAGAATANKVKIKVVKNKVSPPFKTALVDINYNEGIDKYYELIDLAVKYDILAKAGVWYAYQNNKIGQGRERVKEYLRMNPAVFLEIQQQIINNFKTR; encoded by the coding sequence ATGGAAGATAATAAACCAGTTCCTCCTGAAACAAAAACCCTTGACCAAGATGAAATTTTAAAAACAGTAATGAAAGAAATCGAAAAAACATATGGTAAAGGCGCTATTATGAAATTAGGGGATAAGAGCAACCTAACAATTGAAGCTGTCTCAACTGGAAGTTTATTACTTGATGAAGCAATTGGAGTTGGTGGTTATCCTAAAGGACGAATTATTGAAATTTTTGGGCCAGAATCATCAGGAAAAACAACCATATCATTACATGCTATTGCTGAAGTACAAAAAAATGGTGGGCGAGGAGCCTTTATTGATGCTGAACACGCTCTAGATCCAAATTATGCTAAAAAACTTGGTGTTAATATTGCTGAATTAATTATTGCCCAACCCGATTCAGGTGAACAAGCATTAGATATTTTAGAAACACTTGTTAAATCAAATGCAATTGATTTAGTTGTCATTGATTCTGTTGCCGCATTAGTGCCCAAAGTAGAATTAGAGGGAGAAATGAGTGATGTAACAATTGGCGCCCAAGCACGTTTAATGAGTAAAGCTTTACGAAAATTAAACGGAGTAATTAATAAAACAAATTCAATCGTTATTTTCATTAATCAGATTCGCGAAAAAGTTGGTGTTTTATTTGGTAATCCTGAAACAACAGCAGGAGGACGTGCTCTCCGTTTTTATGCCTCTGTCCGATTAGATGTTCGTAGTACTGAAACACTAACAACAGCAGGAGCAGCAACCGCCAATAAAGTAAAAATTAAAGTGGTTAAAAATAAGGTCTCACCGCCTTTTAAAACAGCTCTTGTTGATATTAATTATAATGAAGGAATTGATAAATATTATGAATTAATTGATTTAGCAGTAAAATATGATATTTTAGCAAAAGCCGGGGTATGATATGCTTATCAAAATAATAAAATTGGTCAAGGCCGAGAACGCGTAA
- a CDS encoding SDR family NAD(P)-dependent oxidoreductase codes for MKKTNSNNLGWSVVTGASKGLGYYYCEELLKLGYNVIAVARDTNPITALQQKYPTQTIKMINYDLSNLENCEKLFNDVAKDNVTILINNAGYGVWGYFNESSLEQEMNMIDLNIKAVHILTKLFVQRFIAQQQGRVLNIASLAAFTPAPVFASYYASKAYVWSLGVAINTELKKTKSPVRVIALCPGPLKTDFWNRSSNQKDAKYHSTVKVMKTSTYARKSLLKGLKVKRKNYIVTGSVNKIVKKLTKWSPQNWVLTSVYNYQRKRK; via the coding sequence ATGAAAAAAACAAATAGTAATAACTTAGGATGATCTGTTGTTACTGGCGCTAGTAAAGGATTGGGATATTATTATTGCGAAGAATTATTAAAACTTGGTTATAATGTTATTGCTGTTGCTCGTGATACAAACCCTATTACTGCTTTACAACAAAAATATCCAACACAAACAATTAAAATGATTAATTATGATTTAAGTAATTTAGAAAATTGTGAAAAATTATTTAATGATGTTGCAAAAGATAATGTAACAATTTTAATTAATAATGCTGGATATGGTGTATGAGGTTATTTTAATGAATCTAGTTTAGAACAAGAAATGAACATGATTGATTTAAATATTAAAGCAGTCCATATTTTAACAAAATTATTTGTACAACGTTTTATAGCGCAACAACAAGGACGTGTTTTAAACATTGCTAGTTTAGCGGCATTTACGCCAGCCCCAGTTTTTGCTAGTTATTATGCTTCAAAAGCTTATGTTTGAAGTTTGGGAGTGGCTATTAATACGGAATTGAAAAAAACAAAATCACCAGTTCGAGTTATTGCCTTATGTCCAGGACCGTTAAAAACTGATTTCTGAAATCGAAGTAGTAACCAAAAAGATGCAAAATATCATTCAACAGTGAAAGTTATGAAGACATCTACTTATGCTCGAAAAAGTTTACTAAAAGGATTAAAAGTAAAAAGAAAAAATTATATTGTAACAGGTAGTGTTAATAAAATTGTAAAAAAATTAACAAAATGGAGTCCCCAAAATTGAGTGTTAACATCGGTTTACAATTATCAAAGAAAACGAAAATAA
- a CDS encoding IS3 family transposase produces MNWYNNIRIHSKLNYLTPVQYRNYYST; encoded by the coding sequence ATTAATTGGTACAATAATATTCGAATTCATAGCAAACTAAATTATTTAACACCAGTGCAATACAGAAATTATTATTCTACATAA
- a CDS encoding CinA family protein, whose product MVTYTNDIKIKLGHVSQSIITKYGVVSKETAETMAFACQKKFNNYFAISFTGNAGPGQLDNLPVGTVFASILFQNQATTFALTFDPTWSREKIKIVTVTTIIKHLQQILEKEQGINSKKR is encoded by the coding sequence ATTGTTACTTATACTAATGATATTAAAATTAAACTTGGTCATGTTTCCCAATCAATAATTACAAAATATGGTGTTGTTTCAAAAGAAACAGCTGAGACAATGGCTTTTGCTTGTCAAAAGAAATTTAATAATTATTTTGCCATAAGTTTTACCGGTAATGCTGGTCCGGGCCAATTAGACAACTTGCCAGTTGGAACTGTGTTTGCAAGTATTCTTTTTCAAAACCAAGCAACAACATTCGCATTAACATTTGATCCAACTTGATCACGAGAAAAAATTAAAATTGTAACTGTTACAACAATAATTAAGCATTTACAACAAATTTTAGAAAAAGAACAAGGAATTAATAGTAAAAAAAGATAA